A section of the Citrus sinensis cultivar Valencia sweet orange chromosome 8, DVS_A1.0, whole genome shotgun sequence genome encodes:
- the LOC102618562 gene encoding uncharacterized protein LOC102618562, protein MARNGERVGEISQPPPQPQPPPPPARASSGGRLRNRADPLLVVCRCYSVLTSLTALLCLAVNVLSAIRSFKNGSDIFDGIFRCYAVVIAFFVALAETEWQFVLKFTKVLEYWVARGMLQIFVAVMTRAFPDYSAKQKDLILLQNIASYMLLACGVVYVISGILCIGCIKRARQQKEMTRDQAVKDLEDLERRREELEQLLVAERV, encoded by the exons ATGGCGAGAAATGGAGAGAGAGTAGGAGAAATCTCACAGCCACCGCCACAACCACAACCGCCGCCGCCTCCGGCGAGAGCGTCGTCGGGCGGGAGACTTCGGAATCGAGCTGACCCGCTGCTGGTGGTTTGCAGGTGCTACAGCGTGCTGACTTCCCTCACGGCTCTCCTCTGCCTTGCTGTTAACGTTCTCTCTGCTATTCGCTCCTTCAAAAACGGATCCGAT atATTTGACGGGATATTTCGGTGTTATGCGGTTGTAATTGCGTTCTTTGTCGCTCTTGCTGAGACTGAATGGCAGTTCGTTTTGAAGTTCACGAAG GTATTGGAGTACTGGGTTGCCCGGGGTATGCTGCAGATCTT TGTTGCAGTGATGACAAGAGCTTTCCCTGACTATTCTGCAAAGCAAAAGGATCTCATTCTTCTCCAGAATATAGCAAGCTACATGCTTCTTGCTTGTGGTGTAGTCTATGTCATATCA GGAATTCTATGCATTGGCTGCATCAAACGTGCTCGACAACAGAAAGAAATGACAAGGGACCAAGCAGTCAAGGATCTAGAG GATTTGGAGCGGCGTAGGGAGGAACTTGAACAGTTGCTCGTGGCAGAAagagtttga
- the LOC102619039 gene encoding uncharacterized protein LOC102619039 yields MGEEKVKEEAMGIIGMFQVVPRLVVFDLDYTLWPFYCECRSKREMPSLYPHAKGILHALKDKGIDVAVASRSPSPDIANTFLEKLNIKSMFVAKEIFSSWSHKTDHFQRIHSRTGVPFNSMLFFDDEDRNIDAVSKMGVTGILVGNGVNLGALRQGLTKFSQNWNTSQKNKQKWISKFSQKPDASEKIDQK; encoded by the exons ATGGGTGAAGAAAAAGTGAAAGAAGAAGCGATGGGGATAATTGGAATGTTCCAAGTTGTCCCTCGTTTAGTCGTTTTCGATCTTGATTACACTCTCTGGCCTTTCTACTG TGAATGTCGCTCCAAACGTGAAATGCCATCTTTGTATCCTCATGCTAAAGGCATATTACATGCTCTCAAGGACAAAGGGATTGATGTAGCTGTTGCTTCTCGGTCGCCGAGCCCTGATATAGCAAACACTTTTCTCGAAAAATTGAACATCAAGTCCATGTTTGTTGCAAAG GAGATTTTTTCCAGTTGGTCACATAAGACCGATCACTTCCAGAGAATTCATTCTAGAACTGGAGTTCCTTTTAACTCGATGCtcttttttgatgatgaggatCGGAACATTGATGCG GTTTCAAAAATGGGGGTGACAGGCATTTTGGTTGGTAATGGGGTTAATCTTGGAGCATTAAGGCAAGGTCTTACAAAATTCTCGCAAAACTGGAATACATCTCAGAAGAACAAGCAAAAATGGATATCCAAGTTCTCTCAAAAGCCAGATGCATCTGAGAAGATAGACCAGAAATGA
- the LOC102619337 gene encoding 65-kDa microtubule-associated protein 3-like isoform X2 has protein sequence MSNHNDPFLQEETTSGSLIEQLQIIWDEVGETDTDKDKMLLELEQECLQVYRRKVDEANRCRAHLRQTIADYEAELAAICSAMAEPPVHNRQSDQTAGNLKEELRNILPQLEEMRKRKSDRKEQFVQVLEQIQMIKNEIYRSTIYISSKTVVDETGLSLRKLEEFHRELHELQKEKSDRMKQVQDHLNTLNSFCSVLGMDFKLTVSQIHPSFGNSEGSRSISDDTIEQLTTAIQKLREVKIQRMQKLQDLATTMLELWNLMDTPIEEQQMFQNVTCNIAASEREITEHNTLSVDFIDHVEAEVTRLEELKSSKMKELVLKKQSELEEICRKNHMVPENDSSMEYTLEAIESGTTDPANVLEHIELQIAKAKEEAFSRKDILEKIDKWLAACEEESWLEDYNRDENRYNAGRGSHLILKRAEKARSLVNKLPGMVETLASKTIAWETERGVEFLYDGVRLHSMLDEYTILRQEKEQERRRQRDQKKLKEQLIAEQEALYGSKPSPLKAQSVKKVPRVSSGGANNRRLPVGGTMLQTPKPDSLGSIKATPHSRPIKKIDRTLQHDPSNLHLDDGCATESAGRRGLDIPGEPKKKQSSDASEQDSPMKRRPFSAINSTTSSNDVNPNGETVQKPDPPFDLSFTTPSNTNSFIDDENMTPKSMPIPVPPTPPTISVPMQTTTTTPAPADAPIPFNVYQVVETAEGIDEYSFEERRAGFVLPEIHSKPSIQV, from the exons ATGTCTAATCATAACGATCCGTTTCTGCAAGAGGAGACGACTAGTGGATCACTTATAGAACAACTTCAG ATTATATGGGATGAAGTTGGGGAGACGGACACAGATAAGGATAAAATGTTGCTTGAGCTTGAACAAGAGTGTCTTCAAGTGTACAGAAGGAAGGTGGATGAGGCCAATCGCTGTCGAGCACATCTGAGGCAGACAATTGCCGACTATGAAGCTGAGCTTGCTGCCATATGTTCTGCAATGGCTGAGCCACCGGTGCATAATAGGCAG TCTGATCAAACTGCAGGAAATTTGAAGGAAGAGCTCAGGAACATTCTTCCTCAACTGGAGGAaatgaggaaaagaaaatctgACAGAAAAGAGCAATTTGTACAAGTGTTAGAGCAAATACAAATGATCAAAAATGAAATCTACAGATCAAcgatatatatttcttctaaAACAGTTGTGGATGAAACAGGTTTGTCATTGAGAAAGCTTGAAGAATTTCACAGAGAACTCCATGAACTTCAGAAAGAGAAG AGTGATAGGATGAAGCAGGTTCAGGACCACCTAAACACtttgaattctttttgctCAGTGCTCGGAATGGATTTCAAGCTTACAGTTAGTCAGATTCATCCTAGTTTTGGCAATTCTGAAGGATCAAGGAGTATAAGTGATGATACAATTGAACAGCTGACTACTGCAATACAAAAACTACGAGAGGTTAAGATACAGAGAATGCAAAAG CTCCAAGACCTTGCAACGACCATGTTGGAGCTATGGAATTTGATGGATACTCCTATTGAAGAGCAGCAAATGTTTCAGAATGTGACCTGCAACATTGCTGCTTCAGAACGTGAAATAACCGAGCACAACACTCTCTCTGTGGACTTCATTGATCAT GTAGAGGCGGAAGTGACTCGGTTGGAAGAGTTAAAGTCAAGCAAAATGAAGGAGCTTGTTCTGAAGAAGCAGTCAGAACTAGAGGAGATTTGCAGAAAAAATCATATGGTTCCAGAAAATGATAGTTCAATGGAATACACGCTTGAAGCCATTGAATCTG GAACCACAGATCCAGCTAATGTACTTGAACACATTGAACTTCAAATAGCTAAGGCTAAAGAAGAAGCTTTTAGCAGGAAAGACATACTTGAGAAGATTGACAAGTGGTTGGCAGCATGTGAAGAGGAATCTTGGCTTGAAGATTATAATAGG GATGAAAACCGATACAATGCTGGAAGAGGTTCCCATCTTATACTCAAGCGTGCAGAGAAAGCTCGCTCACTGGTTAATAAACTTCCAG GGATGGTGGAGACATTGGCTTCAAAAACCATTGCCTGGGAAACTGAAAGAGGTGTTGAGTTCTTATATGATGGT GTTCGTCTACATTCTATGCTTGATGAGTACACTATTTTACGGCAAGAGAAGGAGCAAGAACGCCGTAGGCAGCGA GACCAGAAGAAACTTAAGGAACAACTCATAGCAGAGCAAGAAGCACTTTATGGATCAAAACCAAGCCCTTTGAAGGCCCAGAGTGTGAAGAAAGTCCCCAGGGTTTCATCTGGAGGTGCAAATAATAGAAGACTTCCTGTTGGAGGAACCATGCTTCAGACTCCTAAGCCTGATTCACTTGGCTCCATAAAAGCCACTCCTCATTCACGTCCTATCAAGAAAATTGATCGAACACTCCAACATGACCCTTCAAATCTCCATCTGGATGATGGTTGTGCAACTGAATCAGCTG GCAGGAGAGGTTTGGACATTCCTGGTGAGCCTAAAAAGAAACAGTCCTCAGATGCTAGTGAACAAGATTCACCAATGAAGCGCAGACCATTTTCGGCTATCAATTCCACCACATCATCAAATGATGTGAATCCAAATGGTGAGACAGTACAGAAACCAGATCCACCTTTTGATTTATCATTCACTACTCCCTCGAacacaaattcttttattgatGACGAGAACATGACTCCCAAGTCAATGCCAATTCCTGTGCCCCCAACACCACCAACAATTTCAGTGCCAATGCAGACAACTACGACGACTCCTGCACCTGCAGATGCTCCGATCCCTTTCAATGTTTATCAAGTTGTGGAAACAGCAGAAGGGATTGATGAGTACTCATTTGAGGAAAGAAGAGCTGGTTTTGTGCTACCAGAAATACATAGCAAGCCATCGATACAAGtctaa
- the LOC102619337 gene encoding 65-kDa microtubule-associated protein 3-like isoform X3, which translates to MLLELEQECLQVYRRKVDEANRCRAHLRQTIADYEAELAAICSAMAEPPVHNRQSDQTAGNLKEELRNILPQLEEMRKRKSDRKEQFVQVLEQIQMIKNEIYRSTIYISSKTVVDETGLSLRKLEEFHRELHELQKEKSDRMKQVQDHLNTLNSFCSVLGMDFKLTVSQIHPSFGNSEGSRSISDDTIEQLTTAIQKLREVKIQRMQKLQDLATTMLELWNLMDTPIEEQQMFQNVTCNIAASEREITEHNTLSVDFIDHVEAEVTRLEELKSSKMKELVLKKQSELEEICRKNHMVPENDSSMEYTLEAIESGTTDPANVLEHIELQIAKAKEEAFSRKDILEKIDKWLAACEEESWLEDYNRDENRYNAGRGSHLILKRAEKARSLVNKLPGMVETLASKTIAWETERGVEFLYDGVRLHSMLDEYTILRQEKEQERRRQRDQKKLKEQLIAEQEALYGSKPSPLKAQSVKKVPRVSSGGANNRRLPVGGTMLQTPKPDSLGSIKATPHSRPIKKIDRTLQHDPSNLHLDDGCATESAGRRGLDIPGEPKKKQSSDASEQDSPMKRRPFSAINSTTSSNDVNPNGETVQKPDPPFDLSFTTPSNTNSFIDDENMTPKSMPIPVPPTPPTISVPMQTTTTTPAPADAPIPFNVYQVVETAEGIDEYSFEERRAGFVLPEIHSKPSIQV; encoded by the exons ATGTTGCTTGAGCTTGAACAAGAGTGTCTTCAAGTGTACAGAAGGAAGGTGGATGAGGCCAATCGCTGTCGAGCACATCTGAGGCAGACAATTGCCGACTATGAAGCTGAGCTTGCTGCCATATGTTCTGCAATGGCTGAGCCACCGGTGCATAATAGGCAG TCTGATCAAACTGCAGGAAATTTGAAGGAAGAGCTCAGGAACATTCTTCCTCAACTGGAGGAaatgaggaaaagaaaatctgACAGAAAAGAGCAATTTGTACAAGTGTTAGAGCAAATACAAATGATCAAAAATGAAATCTACAGATCAAcgatatatatttcttctaaAACAGTTGTGGATGAAACAGGTTTGTCATTGAGAAAGCTTGAAGAATTTCACAGAGAACTCCATGAACTTCAGAAAGAGAAG AGTGATAGGATGAAGCAGGTTCAGGACCACCTAAACACtttgaattctttttgctCAGTGCTCGGAATGGATTTCAAGCTTACAGTTAGTCAGATTCATCCTAGTTTTGGCAATTCTGAAGGATCAAGGAGTATAAGTGATGATACAATTGAACAGCTGACTACTGCAATACAAAAACTACGAGAGGTTAAGATACAGAGAATGCAAAAG CTCCAAGACCTTGCAACGACCATGTTGGAGCTATGGAATTTGATGGATACTCCTATTGAAGAGCAGCAAATGTTTCAGAATGTGACCTGCAACATTGCTGCTTCAGAACGTGAAATAACCGAGCACAACACTCTCTCTGTGGACTTCATTGATCAT GTAGAGGCGGAAGTGACTCGGTTGGAAGAGTTAAAGTCAAGCAAAATGAAGGAGCTTGTTCTGAAGAAGCAGTCAGAACTAGAGGAGATTTGCAGAAAAAATCATATGGTTCCAGAAAATGATAGTTCAATGGAATACACGCTTGAAGCCATTGAATCTG GAACCACAGATCCAGCTAATGTACTTGAACACATTGAACTTCAAATAGCTAAGGCTAAAGAAGAAGCTTTTAGCAGGAAAGACATACTTGAGAAGATTGACAAGTGGTTGGCAGCATGTGAAGAGGAATCTTGGCTTGAAGATTATAATAGG GATGAAAACCGATACAATGCTGGAAGAGGTTCCCATCTTATACTCAAGCGTGCAGAGAAAGCTCGCTCACTGGTTAATAAACTTCCAG GGATGGTGGAGACATTGGCTTCAAAAACCATTGCCTGGGAAACTGAAAGAGGTGTTGAGTTCTTATATGATGGT GTTCGTCTACATTCTATGCTTGATGAGTACACTATTTTACGGCAAGAGAAGGAGCAAGAACGCCGTAGGCAGCGA GACCAGAAGAAACTTAAGGAACAACTCATAGCAGAGCAAGAAGCACTTTATGGATCAAAACCAAGCCCTTTGAAGGCCCAGAGTGTGAAGAAAGTCCCCAGGGTTTCATCTGGAGGTGCAAATAATAGAAGACTTCCTGTTGGAGGAACCATGCTTCAGACTCCTAAGCCTGATTCACTTGGCTCCATAAAAGCCACTCCTCATTCACGTCCTATCAAGAAAATTGATCGAACACTCCAACATGACCCTTCAAATCTCCATCTGGATGATGGTTGTGCAACTGAATCAGCTG GCAGGAGAGGTTTGGACATTCCTGGTGAGCCTAAAAAGAAACAGTCCTCAGATGCTAGTGAACAAGATTCACCAATGAAGCGCAGACCATTTTCGGCTATCAATTCCACCACATCATCAAATGATGTGAATCCAAATGGTGAGACAGTACAGAAACCAGATCCACCTTTTGATTTATCATTCACTACTCCCTCGAacacaaattcttttattgatGACGAGAACATGACTCCCAAGTCAATGCCAATTCCTGTGCCCCCAACACCACCAACAATTTCAGTGCCAATGCAGACAACTACGACGACTCCTGCACCTGCAGATGCTCCGATCCCTTTCAATGTTTATCAAGTTGTGGAAACAGCAGAAGGGATTGATGAGTACTCATTTGAGGAAAGAAGAGCTGGTTTTGTGCTACCAGAAATACATAGCAAGCCATCGATACAAGtctaa
- the LOC102619337 gene encoding 65-kDa microtubule-associated protein 3-like isoform X1 produces MPEQFIMSNHNDPFLQEETTSGSLIEQLQIIWDEVGETDTDKDKMLLELEQECLQVYRRKVDEANRCRAHLRQTIADYEAELAAICSAMAEPPVHNRQSDQTAGNLKEELRNILPQLEEMRKRKSDRKEQFVQVLEQIQMIKNEIYRSTIYISSKTVVDETGLSLRKLEEFHRELHELQKEKSDRMKQVQDHLNTLNSFCSVLGMDFKLTVSQIHPSFGNSEGSRSISDDTIEQLTTAIQKLREVKIQRMQKLQDLATTMLELWNLMDTPIEEQQMFQNVTCNIAASEREITEHNTLSVDFIDHVEAEVTRLEELKSSKMKELVLKKQSELEEICRKNHMVPENDSSMEYTLEAIESGTTDPANVLEHIELQIAKAKEEAFSRKDILEKIDKWLAACEEESWLEDYNRDENRYNAGRGSHLILKRAEKARSLVNKLPGMVETLASKTIAWETERGVEFLYDGVRLHSMLDEYTILRQEKEQERRRQRDQKKLKEQLIAEQEALYGSKPSPLKAQSVKKVPRVSSGGANNRRLPVGGTMLQTPKPDSLGSIKATPHSRPIKKIDRTLQHDPSNLHLDDGCATESAGRRGLDIPGEPKKKQSSDASEQDSPMKRRPFSAINSTTSSNDVNPNGETVQKPDPPFDLSFTTPSNTNSFIDDENMTPKSMPIPVPPTPPTISVPMQTTTTTPAPADAPIPFNVYQVVETAEGIDEYSFEERRAGFVLPEIHSKPSIQV; encoded by the exons AT GCCCGAGCAGTTCATCATGTCTAATCATAACGATCCGTTTCTGCAAGAGGAGACGACTAGTGGATCACTTATAGAACAACTTCAG ATTATATGGGATGAAGTTGGGGAGACGGACACAGATAAGGATAAAATGTTGCTTGAGCTTGAACAAGAGTGTCTTCAAGTGTACAGAAGGAAGGTGGATGAGGCCAATCGCTGTCGAGCACATCTGAGGCAGACAATTGCCGACTATGAAGCTGAGCTTGCTGCCATATGTTCTGCAATGGCTGAGCCACCGGTGCATAATAGGCAG TCTGATCAAACTGCAGGAAATTTGAAGGAAGAGCTCAGGAACATTCTTCCTCAACTGGAGGAaatgaggaaaagaaaatctgACAGAAAAGAGCAATTTGTACAAGTGTTAGAGCAAATACAAATGATCAAAAATGAAATCTACAGATCAAcgatatatatttcttctaaAACAGTTGTGGATGAAACAGGTTTGTCATTGAGAAAGCTTGAAGAATTTCACAGAGAACTCCATGAACTTCAGAAAGAGAAG AGTGATAGGATGAAGCAGGTTCAGGACCACCTAAACACtttgaattctttttgctCAGTGCTCGGAATGGATTTCAAGCTTACAGTTAGTCAGATTCATCCTAGTTTTGGCAATTCTGAAGGATCAAGGAGTATAAGTGATGATACAATTGAACAGCTGACTACTGCAATACAAAAACTACGAGAGGTTAAGATACAGAGAATGCAAAAG CTCCAAGACCTTGCAACGACCATGTTGGAGCTATGGAATTTGATGGATACTCCTATTGAAGAGCAGCAAATGTTTCAGAATGTGACCTGCAACATTGCTGCTTCAGAACGTGAAATAACCGAGCACAACACTCTCTCTGTGGACTTCATTGATCAT GTAGAGGCGGAAGTGACTCGGTTGGAAGAGTTAAAGTCAAGCAAAATGAAGGAGCTTGTTCTGAAGAAGCAGTCAGAACTAGAGGAGATTTGCAGAAAAAATCATATGGTTCCAGAAAATGATAGTTCAATGGAATACACGCTTGAAGCCATTGAATCTG GAACCACAGATCCAGCTAATGTACTTGAACACATTGAACTTCAAATAGCTAAGGCTAAAGAAGAAGCTTTTAGCAGGAAAGACATACTTGAGAAGATTGACAAGTGGTTGGCAGCATGTGAAGAGGAATCTTGGCTTGAAGATTATAATAGG GATGAAAACCGATACAATGCTGGAAGAGGTTCCCATCTTATACTCAAGCGTGCAGAGAAAGCTCGCTCACTGGTTAATAAACTTCCAG GGATGGTGGAGACATTGGCTTCAAAAACCATTGCCTGGGAAACTGAAAGAGGTGTTGAGTTCTTATATGATGGT GTTCGTCTACATTCTATGCTTGATGAGTACACTATTTTACGGCAAGAGAAGGAGCAAGAACGCCGTAGGCAGCGA GACCAGAAGAAACTTAAGGAACAACTCATAGCAGAGCAAGAAGCACTTTATGGATCAAAACCAAGCCCTTTGAAGGCCCAGAGTGTGAAGAAAGTCCCCAGGGTTTCATCTGGAGGTGCAAATAATAGAAGACTTCCTGTTGGAGGAACCATGCTTCAGACTCCTAAGCCTGATTCACTTGGCTCCATAAAAGCCACTCCTCATTCACGTCCTATCAAGAAAATTGATCGAACACTCCAACATGACCCTTCAAATCTCCATCTGGATGATGGTTGTGCAACTGAATCAGCTG GCAGGAGAGGTTTGGACATTCCTGGTGAGCCTAAAAAGAAACAGTCCTCAGATGCTAGTGAACAAGATTCACCAATGAAGCGCAGACCATTTTCGGCTATCAATTCCACCACATCATCAAATGATGTGAATCCAAATGGTGAGACAGTACAGAAACCAGATCCACCTTTTGATTTATCATTCACTACTCCCTCGAacacaaattcttttattgatGACGAGAACATGACTCCCAAGTCAATGCCAATTCCTGTGCCCCCAACACCACCAACAATTTCAGTGCCAATGCAGACAACTACGACGACTCCTGCACCTGCAGATGCTCCGATCCCTTTCAATGTTTATCAAGTTGTGGAAACAGCAGAAGGGATTGATGAGTACTCATTTGAGGAAAGAAGAGCTGGTTTTGTGCTACCAGAAATACATAGCAAGCCATCGATACAAGtctaa